Proteins from one Chloroflexota bacterium genomic window:
- a CDS encoding Glu/Leu/Phe/Val dehydrogenase: protein MTTNNHQSAFAQVTSFFDEAADRIRLDDNLRGILRKPWRELTVAVPVRLDNGTVKTFTGYRVQYSAARGPYKGGVRYHPNADLDEVRALAALMTWKTAVVEIPYGGAKGGVEVDIKTLSQPELNRMTRRYTQSIDHIIGVNRDIPAPDLGTNSQTMAWMMDAYGQLHGYTPGIVTGKPVELGGSYGREAAPGRGCVYVLEQAMQDFKLPLKGAKVVVQGFGQVGGWAAKLLPALGAKVIAVSDVQGGVHNPKGLDVDALLKFYDSTGSVIGFKETERMGNAELLEVPCDVLVPAAIENVITEKNAGRLKAKVLLEAANHPTTPEADKIMNDRGIKVIPDILANAGGVVVSYFEWAQNIQQFRWDETRVNDELRRIMSRAYTAVHQRAVKDKLTLRQAAFVVAIERVAQADRLRGFV, encoded by the coding sequence ATGACCACCAACAACCACCAAAGCGCCTTTGCGCAAGTGACATCGTTCTTTGACGAGGCGGCCGACCGCATCCGGCTCGATGACAACCTTCGCGGCATCCTGCGAAAGCCGTGGCGAGAGCTGACCGTAGCCGTCCCGGTGCGGCTGGACAACGGCACGGTGAAGACGTTCACCGGCTACCGGGTGCAGTACAGCGCGGCGCGCGGGCCGTACAAGGGCGGAGTGCGCTATCACCCCAACGCCGACCTGGACGAGGTGCGGGCCCTGGCCGCCTTGATGACCTGGAAGACGGCGGTGGTGGAGATCCCGTACGGCGGGGCGAAGGGCGGCGTGGAGGTGGATATCAAGACGCTGAGCCAGCCGGAGCTGAACCGGATGACGCGCCGCTACACCCAAAGCATTGACCATATCATCGGCGTGAACCGTGATATCCCCGCGCCGGACCTGGGGACGAACTCGCAGACGATGGCGTGGATGATGGACGCCTACGGCCAGCTGCACGGCTATACGCCGGGCATCGTGACCGGCAAGCCTGTGGAGCTTGGCGGCTCCTACGGCCGCGAGGCGGCGCCGGGCCGGGGGTGCGTCTACGTCCTGGAGCAGGCGATGCAGGACTTCAAGCTGCCGCTGAAGGGTGCGAAGGTGGTGGTGCAGGGCTTCGGGCAGGTGGGAGGCTGGGCCGCCAAGCTCCTGCCGGCGCTGGGAGCGAAGGTGATCGCCGTCAGCGATGTGCAGGGCGGCGTGCACAATCCTAAGGGGTTGGACGTAGATGCGCTCCTGAAGTTCTACGATTCCACCGGGAGCGTCATCGGCTTCAAGGAGACGGAACGCATGGGCAATGCGGAGCTTCTGGAGGTGCCCTGCGACGTGCTCGTCCCGGCGGCCATCGAGAACGTCATCACGGAGAAGAACGCCGGAAGGCTCAAGGCGAAGGTCCTTTTGGAGGCGGCGAACCACCCGACGACGCCCGAGGCGGACAAGATCATGAACGACCGGGGCATCAAGGTCATCCCGGACATCCTAGCGAACGCGGGAGGGGTCGTCGTCTCATACTTCGAATGGGCGCAGAACATCCAGCAGTTCCGGTGGGACGAGACACGGGTGAACGACGAGCTGCGACGCATCATGTCGCGGGCATACACCGCTGTGCACCAGCGCGCCGTGAAGGACAAGCTCACCCTGCGCCAAGCGGCCTTCGTCGTCGCCATCGAGCGCGTCGCCCAGGCCGATCGGCTGCGCGGCTTCGTGTAG
- a CDS encoding maleylpyruvate isomerase family mycothiol-dependent enzyme — MQRSQDEMAKANGKIIGAATQANVRYLKSLKDKDWESPTGCEDWNIRRLAEHLAGGSANYSAKIQEVINKRPSNVGDLKLATLDNKALVDLMESNCMAMDAALQKTTPTQATTTVQMSWGSVPLANVAGTWANESVLHGWDLQIGRNPNAAIPADWAKAMIPRAEAIIGGPLADPEAAMKSEGVYLLQVSDGVGPKTITVKDGKLSLTHGAAAKPDVTIALTADQYLRLLWGRMPLESEAKKGLLGVILRQGAKVKVTGKAKMAKNLNDIFQGI, encoded by the coding sequence ATGCAGCGCTCGCAGGACGAGATGGCGAAGGCGAACGGCAAGATCATCGGCGCAGCGACCCAGGCCAACGTGCGCTACCTAAAGTCGCTCAAGGACAAGGACTGGGAGAGCCCCACAGGGTGTGAGGACTGGAATATCCGCCGCCTGGCGGAGCACCTGGCGGGAGGCTCGGCGAACTATAGCGCCAAGATTCAGGAGGTCATCAACAAGCGACCTTCGAATGTCGGCGACCTGAAGCTGGCGACGCTGGACAACAAAGCGCTGGTGGACCTGATGGAGTCCAACTGCATGGCGATGGATGCGGCCCTCCAGAAGACGACTCCCACCCAAGCGACAACGACGGTGCAGATGAGCTGGGGCTCCGTGCCGCTGGCGAACGTGGCCGGGACATGGGCCAACGAGAGCGTCCTGCACGGGTGGGACCTGCAGATCGGGCGTAACCCGAATGCCGCGATCCCTGCCGACTGGGCGAAGGCGATGATCCCACGGGCGGAGGCGATCATCGGCGGGCCGCTGGCCGACCCGGAGGCGGCCATGAAATCGGAGGGCGTCTACCTCCTACAAGTGAGCGACGGCGTGGGCCCGAAAACGATTACGGTGAAGGACGGCAAGCTCAGCCTCACCCACGGCGCGGCGGCCAAGCCGGATGTGACCATCGCGCTGACGGCGGACCAGTACCTGCGCCTGCTGTGGGGACGGATGCCTCTGGAGTCCGAGGCCAAGAAGGGCCTGCTTGGCGTGATTCTGCGGCAGGGGGCCAAGGTGAAGGTCACCGGCAAGGCCAAGATGGCCAAGAACCTGAACGATATCTTCCAGGGCATCTAG
- a CDS encoding D-glycerate dehydrogenase, whose translation MPTPSIYVTRRIFPEAIALLRSVAEVRQWESDLPPPYERLLAEAKQSDALFTLLTDRIDAPLLAAAPQLRVVSNMAVGYNNVDVAAATARGIYIGNTPGVLTETTAEFAFALLLAWARRVPEAQRFAREGRWKTWEPMSLLGVDLHGATLGIVGVGRIGEAMARRARAFQMRILYQSRTRKPALERELGIIYAGLDTLLAESDFVSLHVPLNAETRGLIGARQLAKMKPTAALINTARGDVVDQAALIKALQAKSIAGAALDVTDPEPLPAGNPLYQMENVLLTPHIASASRGTRLRMAMMAALNIVDVLEGRAPTHCVNSEATGRRPSRAPA comes from the coding sequence ATGCCCACGCCTAGCATCTACGTCACCCGCCGCATCTTCCCAGAGGCCATCGCTCTTCTTCGATCAGTCGCCGAGGTGCGCCAGTGGGAGTCCGACCTCCCGCCGCCCTACGAACGCCTCCTGGCTGAGGCCAAGCAGTCCGACGCGCTCTTCACCCTGCTGACCGACCGCATTGACGCTCCCTTGCTGGCCGCCGCGCCGCAGTTGCGTGTGGTGAGCAACATGGCCGTGGGCTATAACAACGTTGACGTGGCGGCGGCGACGGCGCGGGGCATCTACATCGGCAATACGCCGGGGGTGCTGACGGAAACGACGGCTGAGTTCGCCTTCGCCCTGCTGCTGGCCTGGGCGCGCCGCGTCCCGGAGGCGCAGCGCTTCGCCCGGGAGGGCAGGTGGAAGACGTGGGAGCCGATGAGCCTGCTTGGCGTAGACCTGCACGGGGCGACGCTGGGCATTGTTGGCGTGGGGCGAATCGGCGAGGCGATGGCGCGAAGGGCGCGAGCCTTTCAGATGCGTATCCTCTACCAGAGCCGGACGCGGAAACCGGCGCTGGAGCGGGAGCTGGGGATCATCTATGCCGGCCTCGACACCCTGCTTGCAGAGAGCGACTTTGTCAGCCTGCATGTGCCGCTGAACGCGGAGACGAGGGGACTCATCGGCGCGAGGCAACTGGCGAAGATGAAGCCGACGGCGGCGCTCATCAACACGGCGCGCGGCGATGTAGTAGACCAGGCGGCGCTCATCAAGGCGCTCCAGGCCAAGAGCATCGCCGGGGCGGCGCTGGATGTGACGGATCCGGAGCCGTTGCCGGCAGGCAACCCGCTCTATCAGATGGAGAACGTGCTGCTGACGCCGCACATCGCCAGCGCGAGCCGGGGAACGCGGTTGAGGATGGCGATGATGGCGGCGCTGAATATCGTGGATGTGCTGGAGGGGCGCGCGCCGACGCACTGCGTGAATTCGGAGGCCACAGGCCGCCGGCCCTCGCGCGCGCCCGCGTAG
- the pdxA gene encoding 4-hydroxythreonine-4-phosphate dehydrogenase PdxA has protein sequence MPRKPIIAITMGDAAGIGPEVLVKALAEPKVNELCRPLVVGKAWVVERDLKFTRAPLKVRRVDAPSEAEADANTVDVLDVGDLKSEDVTMGRVSAAAGKASVQMIEKAARLAMERRISAMTTCPISKEALHLAGVQEMGHQEILGRIGGSRDVATMLMTRGLRVVHLSTHKPLAEAVRHVTKENVLARIKLTAESFSRWGMDRARIAVAAINPHGGEGGLIGREEIEQIAPAVEAAKAAGIDARGPFPADSVFYRAAGGEFDVVLAMYHDQGHIAIKTLDFESSVTVNLGLPFIRTSVDHGTAYDIAGKGVAKHRGLVKAIEAAVHLTTRRISATAT, from the coding sequence ATGCCAAGAAAACCTATCATCGCAATCACGATGGGCGATGCCGCAGGCATCGGCCCTGAAGTCCTAGTCAAGGCGCTGGCGGAGCCGAAGGTGAACGAGCTGTGCAGGCCGCTGGTCGTCGGCAAGGCCTGGGTGGTGGAGCGCGACCTGAAGTTCACGCGCGCGCCGCTCAAAGTGCGCCGGGTGGACGCGCCGTCAGAGGCGGAGGCGGACGCGAACACGGTGGACGTGCTTGACGTGGGCGACCTGAAGTCGGAGGACGTGACGATGGGCAGGGTCTCCGCCGCGGCGGGGAAGGCCTCCGTCCAGATGATCGAGAAGGCGGCGCGGCTGGCGATGGAGCGGCGCATCTCCGCCATGACGACGTGCCCCATCAGCAAGGAGGCGCTACACCTGGCGGGCGTGCAGGAGATGGGGCACCAGGAGATCCTGGGGCGCATCGGCGGGTCGCGGGACGTGGCGACGATGCTGATGACGAGGGGCCTGCGGGTAGTCCACCTGAGCACCCATAAGCCCCTTGCCGAGGCAGTACGCCATGTGACCAAAGAGAACGTTCTGGCGCGCATCAAGCTGACGGCGGAGTCGTTCTCCCGGTGGGGGATGGACAGGGCGCGCATCGCGGTTGCGGCGATCAACCCCCACGGCGGCGAGGGCGGGCTCATCGGACGGGAGGAGATCGAGCAGATCGCGCCTGCGGTGGAGGCGGCGAAGGCGGCGGGTATAGACGCGCGGGGGCCCTTCCCGGCCGATTCGGTCTTCTACCGCGCGGCGGGCGGAGAGTTCGACGTGGTTCTGGCCATGTACCACGACCAGGGGCACATCGCGATCAAGACGCTGGACTTCGAGAGCAGCGTGACGGTGAACCTGGGCCTGCCGTTCATCAGAACGTCCGTTGACCACGGGACGGCTTATGACATCGCGGGGAAGGGCGTTGCCAAGCACCGGGGCCTGGTGAAGGCGATCGAGGCGGCGGTGCACCTGACGACGCGCCGCATCTCGGCGACGGCGACGTAG
- a CDS encoding CoA transferase, with protein sequence MPTPQYKRPFDGIRVVDFSWAAAGPLCTLYLAMLGAEVIKIESSRSPDIARRGFYTPVADINASPNFNDVSINKRDIRLNITHPKGRDLALKLISQSDAVLENYRPGVMDRNGLGYETLRKVRPDIVMVSASTSGAKGPENHLGGYATTFGALGGMAHITGHLGGPDTEIWDSSDMRLGTGITFAMMTALYHRRKTGRGQHVDIASREIISSNVGDIFMDYFMNQRLARTRGNRDDIMAPHNCYPCTGDDRWISIAVQTDKEWQALCDVAKRPDWAKDERFADAYLRSVNQDALDALLAQWTRDQDAWELTRALQQAGVAAMPSLPADEIFHDPHSKARGIFWDVEHPKLGATHPVRPPWILSETPARPDRYGPMFGQDQEAILGEVAGLTKTELETLRGEGVFE encoded by the coding sequence ATGCCGACTCCCCAATACAAACGACCGTTCGACGGCATCCGCGTCGTGGACTTCTCCTGGGCGGCGGCGGGCCCCCTTTGCACCCTCTACCTGGCCATGCTCGGCGCCGAGGTCATCAAGATTGAATCCTCCCGCAGTCCGGATATCGCCCGCCGGGGCTTCTACACCCCCGTTGCCGATATCAACGCCTCCCCCAACTTCAACGATGTGAGCATCAACAAACGCGATATCCGGCTCAACATCACCCACCCCAAGGGCCGCGACCTCGCCCTCAAGCTCATCTCCCAGAGCGATGCCGTCTTGGAGAACTACCGCCCCGGTGTCATGGACCGCAACGGCCTCGGCTATGAGACCCTGCGCAAGGTGCGCCCGGATATCGTCATGGTTTCCGCCTCCACCAGCGGCGCCAAGGGGCCGGAGAACCACCTGGGCGGCTACGCCACCACCTTCGGCGCTCTGGGCGGCATGGCCCACATCACCGGCCACCTGGGCGGGCCCGATACCGAGATATGGGACTCCTCCGATATGCGCCTCGGCACCGGCATCACCTTTGCCATGATGACGGCCCTCTACCACCGTCGCAAGACCGGGCGCGGCCAGCACGTGGATATCGCCTCCCGCGAGATCATCAGCAGCAACGTCGGCGATATCTTCATGGACTACTTCATGAACCAACGCCTGGCGAGAACCCGCGGCAACCGCGACGACATCATGGCCCCCCACAACTGCTACCCCTGCACGGGCGACGACCGATGGATCAGCATCGCGGTGCAGACGGACAAGGAGTGGCAGGCCCTGTGCGATGTGGCGAAGCGGCCCGATTGGGCGAAGGACGAGCGCTTCGCCGATGCCTATCTGCGCTCCGTCAACCAGGACGCCCTGGACGCCCTGCTGGCCCAGTGGACCCGCGATCAGGACGCCTGGGAGCTTACCCGCGCCCTCCAGCAGGCCGGCGTCGCCGCCATGCCCTCCCTGCCCGCCGATGAGATCTTCCACGACCCCCACAGCAAGGCCCGCGGCATCTTTTGGGACGTTGAGCACCCAAAGCTGGGAGCCACACACCCCGTGCGCCCGCCCTGGATCCTATCGGAAACTCCGGCGCGCCCCGATCGCTACGGGCCGATGTTCGGCCAGGACCAAGAGGCCATTTTGGGCGAAGTGGCGGGGCTCACCAAGACTGAGCTAGAGACCCTCAGGGGCGAAGGCGTCTTCGAATAG
- a CDS encoding CoA transferase — protein sequence MPNTPQPTALDGLKIVELATFVSAPYCAKLLADMGAEVVKVEEPLHGDSSRARGPYPGDIPHPEKSGLFIYLNTNKKSVTLNLNDPAGRDILLELLKEADLFIHDRTADEAKELGIDYPSLRRLNPRLIVTSVTPFGHTGPYAEYKAHNLNITHAGSEGYVLPGGYANRMKPEGPPVKIGGHAGDYDGGIAAAVGAMAALMARELHGVGQHVDASRQEANIALNRVLFVTYLTEDKVYRRATRNYYFGGLYPTSDGYVALRPSEDKQWWLFSEKVMERPDLSHDPRFDTRPDRVRNGKEFDAIVADWSRRFTKQQIFDKCIEAGVPVGPFATAKEVADSPQIRFRRYFQEIAHPVAGKVTIPTAAHQFAKTPWRLRHPPPQLGEHNKEILGGRIGLTGEELGILRSNGVI from the coding sequence ATGCCAAACACGCCTCAGCCAACCGCCCTTGACGGCCTGAAAATCGTCGAGCTTGCCACCTTCGTCTCCGCCCCATACTGCGCCAAGCTCCTGGCCGATATGGGCGCCGAAGTCGTCAAGGTGGAGGAGCCTCTTCACGGCGATAGTTCGCGCGCCCGCGGCCCCTACCCCGGCGATATCCCCCACCCGGAAAAGAGCGGCCTCTTCATCTACCTCAATACCAACAAGAAGAGCGTCACCCTCAATCTCAACGATCCCGCCGGTCGCGATATCCTTCTGGAGCTCCTTAAAGAGGCCGATCTCTTCATCCACGACCGCACAGCCGATGAAGCCAAAGAGCTTGGCATAGACTACCCCTCCCTCCGCCGCCTCAACCCCCGCCTTATCGTCACCTCCGTGACGCCCTTCGGCCACACCGGCCCCTACGCCGAATACAAGGCCCACAACCTGAACATCACCCACGCCGGCAGCGAGGGCTACGTCCTCCCCGGCGGCTACGCCAATCGCATGAAGCCGGAAGGCCCACCGGTGAAGATCGGTGGCCACGCCGGCGATTACGATGGCGGCATCGCGGCGGCCGTGGGCGCCATGGCGGCCCTCATGGCCCGCGAGCTCCACGGCGTGGGCCAGCATGTGGACGCCTCCCGCCAGGAGGCGAATATCGCCCTCAACCGCGTCCTGTTCGTCACCTACCTCACGGAAGACAAGGTCTACCGCCGCGCCACCCGCAACTACTACTTCGGCGGCCTCTACCCCACGAGCGACGGCTATGTGGCCCTGCGCCCCTCGGAAGACAAACAGTGGTGGCTCTTCTCGGAAAAGGTCATGGAACGCCCCGATCTCTCCCATGACCCTCGCTTCGATACGCGCCCAGACCGCGTGCGGAACGGCAAGGAGTTCGACGCCATCGTCGCCGATTGGAGCCGCCGGTTCACCAAGCAGCAGATCTTCGATAAGTGCATCGAGGCTGGCGTCCCCGTCGGCCCATTCGCCACCGCGAAAGAGGTGGCCGATTCGCCCCAGATTAGATTCCGGCGCTACTTCCAGGAGATCGCCCATCCCGTCGCCGGGAAGGTCACGATTCCCACGGCGGCGCATCAGTTCGCCAAGACGCCCTGGCGTTTGCGCCACCCGCCCCCCCAGCTCGGCGAGCACAACAAGGAAATCCTCGGGGGGCGCATCGGCCTCACCGGCGAAGAGCTGGGCATCCTTCGCTCGAACGGGGTCATCTGA
- a CDS encoding VOC family protein, protein MVAKRPIGRVEAIVIDVCDIKRGQAFWSAVTGLTFGPSYEPQFRRAALYPGSGISLVLQEVPEKKRRIKNRLHLDVEVGDAGRALKQVEALGGRLARHVHTKSGTYFIVCADPDGNEFCLVSE, encoded by the coding sequence ATGGTCGCCAAACGGCCCATAGGCAGAGTAGAGGCCATCGTGATAGATGTGTGCGACATCAAGCGCGGGCAGGCCTTCTGGTCGGCAGTGACCGGGCTCACCTTCGGGCCTTCCTACGAGCCGCAGTTCCGGCGCGCGGCGCTCTATCCCGGCTCAGGCATCAGCCTGGTGCTCCAAGAGGTCCCGGAAAAGAAGCGCCGCATCAAGAATCGCCTTCACCTGGACGTAGAAGTCGGCGATGCTGGAAGGGCGCTGAAGCAAGTTGAGGCCCTTGGCGGACGGTTGGCGCGGCACGTTCATACGAAAAGCGGGACGTACTTCATCGTCTGTGCCGACCCGGACGGCAATGAGTTCTGCCTTGTCTCCGAATGA